DNA from Pseudomonas putida:
CCGTGACTGCCTTTGTAGTGGAGCACCAGGACAGCATCGCCTTCCTGGCGCTTGATGAAGTCTTGCATCTCCGTGAGCAGCACCCCGTCCTTACACTCCTCGCTGGTGCACAGTTGGGAATCCGCGTGAGAGGCAGCCTTGTGGTTGGGAATCCTGTCGCAGACCCCTTTGCACCCCGAGTTGTTGTCAGTCCACATGACACTGATGCCAGCGCGTTGAAGCACGTCGAGCAGCCCTTCTCGGCTCTTGGCCAAGCCATCTTTGTACTGGGCCTTACCCACGTCCAGGAACATGCATGGCAGCGAGACCGCGGTGGCGGTACCGCAGGAGCTCACGTTCGTGAAGCTAATGACATTTCGCTTTTCTAGTTCCGGATTCGTTTCACGGGAGTAGCCGTTGAGGGAGAAGTTGGCGGAGCGAGCGGTCTCTCCTACTGCCAGTACCAGCAGCCTGGGTTTACGAGCCGCACCCTGTCGATTAACTACCGCATCAGTACCAATGGCCGTCAGCGTTTTAGGTGAGGCCAGCTGACGCTTCAGGTACCCATGGCCAGCCGCAAACAAGTTGGTAGGTACCAGAATCAGCCGGATCTCCCGATTGTTGCGCAGCAAGGAGGCATACGACTGGTACTGACTCAACGCGATGCCAGATAAGGTCAACAGAGCGAGCGACAGAGCAATGAACCTGCTGACCAAAGCTTTGGCCCAAGGCTTACGCCGGAGGGGAACCCGGGCAATCAGGTAGACGGGCAACACCCCAACCATTGCGACCCAAAGACCGAGCTTCCAATTCAGCAGCTCGGTTGCCTCAGCGACGTCGGTCTCCACAACGTTGGTGAACATTGTGTAATCGACCACGATGCCGTAGGCATTCATGAAGTAACTCGCGAAAGACGCGCTGATCAGTACCAGACACAGCAAGGGTTTGGCCAGCCGCCCCCATGACAGCAAGCTCAGAACGGTAAACACCCATGCGAATACTATGACTGGGAGGCTAGCAGCTAGCAGCCAGTTCACTTCATCGGTTTTGAATACCAGCGTCCAGAGCACGTTCCAGAGCTCAGCGTTCGCGAATAGCAGCAACCAAAAAGTCACCAGGCCGATTAGCAAATTAGTACTGATGCCTTTCTGCCGCGCATTGCGAATAGCAAAGATCCATTTGCTTAACAGGGTGTGAACAATGGATTTGGAAGGTGTCATTATCAAACTCTGGAAGCTGCTTATCCATGGCGGTAGCTATGGAGTTAGCGGGAGCTACAAGGCAAGCCGTCGACAGATGCTGAGCGATTGCGCAATGTGCGGAGCGCCAGAGGCCTTGGGCCCCTACGCGTTGGGGACGCTTAGTATGTGTGAGGCATAGGGATAAAAAGAGAAATGAATCTCGCTGAGCGCATTATTTCCGGGACCTGATAACGACACGATGACCTCGGGATTACAATGCTGACAGAAATCCAATAACTGCTGCTTTGATTGTCAATGATCACGCTATGATCAAAATTAGGGGAATACCACCCACCAAAAACAATGCGCCGCTCAGCTAGATAAATTTAATTTCACGAACAAAACGGTTTCGTTTTGTCGTAGGCTAATTTTGAACTTTCAATTCAACTTACAAGTCTTTCTCGCGAGCAGAACATTATTTTCAACTTTTGCTCGTTAATATGTCACCCATCAATGAGGGGCGAATACCATGAGCTTTTTCAAAAACATCCTGGGCGGGCACCATGGTCGTGAAAACCACGGTGGAGGCAAGCACCACAGCGGGGGACATGGGGCCGAGCAATATGATCGCCATGGCCGGCAGCAGGGCTGCGACGGCGGCAATCAGGTGTATGACGGCGGGCGCCCTGCCACTCCAGCCCCCATCAAAGATCTGCAGGGCTGCAGGCAGTGCCGGACGGCCAACGATCCGTCAGCACGCTTTTGTCTAAACTGCGGAACACCGCTATCGAGTGGTTGCACCGCCTGCGGCTCGCTGCTGAGTGCAGGAGCAAGATTTTGCAGTCAGTGTGGCCAAGCGACGCTCTAAGGCTAGCTAGACAGGAAGGCCAACGAGACCACAACCCTGCGCAAGGAGAAATACGTGGGTTCAAATCACGACCATGGCAGCGCTGCAGTACGCGAGGGGCATCAGAAGAAGCTAATCATGGCGCTCGCCTTGACTGGCAGCTTCATGATTGCAGAAGTGATCGGCGCGTGGATTACCGGCAGCCTGGCGCTGCTGTCGGACGCATCTCACATGTTCACAGATACTGCCGCCTTGGCGATCTCACTGATTGCACTTCAGATAGCCAAGCGGCCGGCAGATCAGAAAAGAACCTTCGGCTATGCGCGCCTGGAAATTCTGGCTTCGACGTTCAACGCCGTGCTGCTCTTCCTGGTGGCGATGTACATCTTGTATGAGGCCTACCAGCGCTTCTTCATGCCGGCGGAGATCGCTACCGGAGCGATGATGTGGATCGCAATCGCCGGCCTGATCATCAACCTAATTTCGATGCGCCTTCTGGCATCTGCGAGCAACGAGAGCCTCAACGTCAAAGGAGCCTACCTCGAAGTTTGGAGCGACATGCTCGGCTCGCTAGGCGTAATCATCGCGGCACTCATCATCCGCTTCACCGGCTGGACTTGGGTCGACACGATTGTCGCTGTGGCAATCGGCCTCTGGGTTCTGCCGCGGACGTGGCAGTTGCTTCGCGAAAGCCTGGGAATCCTCATGGAGGGTGTGCCGAGGGGGCTCGACGTGACGGCAATCGAGGCTACCATCCTCGGCGTAGATGGCGTTACGGACGTTCATGACTTGCACGTCTGGGCCGTCAGCAGTGGCAGCAACGTGATGACGTCGCACGTAGTGATACGGGATTCTGCAGATGGGGATGCTGTGCTGGCGGCCGTCGTGGATGCTGTCAGCGATGCATTCGAAATCCATCACTGCACCATCCAGATCGAGCGGGCAGCTTTCCACGAAAGCGTTCCGTCGCCCTCACACTGATCGATCGGTAAAAACCAAACAAACACATCACCCTCCTGGCTGAGGGTGATGTCGTAGAAGACATGCGGTGAAGGATGGCGTAAACGGCAGGAGCACTTCGAGAGGGGTTGGTGAATGGCTTCGCCTGCCCCGACCATAACCTCCAGAAGGTTCAGCGATGGCTTGGATCATCACGAAGTATCTACTCACTGCCGGATTAGTGATTCTCGTATCGGAGCTGGCAAAGCGCAGTGACAAGCTGGGCGGGCTGGTCGCCGCCCTGCTGCTGGTCACGGTCTTGACGCTGGTCTGGCTTTACCTGGAGAACCAGAGCATGGAGAAGATCTCCAATCATGCTTGGTACACCTTCTGGTACGTGCTGCCGACCCTGCCGATGTTCATCGCTTTTCCAGTGCTGCTGCCCAAACTGGGATTCTGGCCAAC
Protein-coding regions in this window:
- a CDS encoding cation diffusion facilitator family transporter → MGSNHDHGSAAVREGHQKKLIMALALTGSFMIAEVIGAWITGSLALLSDASHMFTDTAALAISLIALQIAKRPADQKRTFGYARLEILASTFNAVLLFLVAMYILYEAYQRFFMPAEIATGAMMWIAIAGLIINLISMRLLASASNESLNVKGAYLEVWSDMLGSLGVIIAALIIRFTGWTWVDTIVAVAIGLWVLPRTWQLLRESLGILMEGVPRGLDVTAIEATILGVDGVTDVHDLHVWAVSSGSNVMTSHVVIRDSADGDAVLAAVVDAVSDAFEIHHCTIQIERAAFHESVPSPSH
- a CDS encoding zinc ribbon domain-containing protein; the encoded protein is MSFFKNILGGHHGRENHGGGKHHSGGHGAEQYDRHGRQQGCDGGNQVYDGGRPATPAPIKDLQGCRQCRTANDPSARFCLNCGTPLSSGCTACGSLLSAGARFCSQCGQATL
- a CDS encoding phosphoethanolamine transferase; the protein is MTPSKSIVHTLLSKWIFAIRNARQKGISTNLLIGLVTFWLLLFANAELWNVLWTLVFKTDEVNWLLAASLPVIVFAWVFTVLSLLSWGRLAKPLLCLVLISASFASYFMNAYGIVVDYTMFTNVVETDVAEATELLNWKLGLWVAMVGVLPVYLIARVPLRRKPWAKALVSRFIALSLALLTLSGIALSQYQSYASLLRNNREIRLILVPTNLFAAGHGYLKRQLASPKTLTAIGTDAVVNRQGAARKPRLLVLAVGETARSANFSLNGYSRETNPELEKRNVISFTNVSSCGTATAVSLPCMFLDVGKAQYKDGLAKSREGLLDVLQRAGISVMWTDNNSGCKGVCDRIPNHKAASHADSQLCTSEECKDGVLLTEMQDFIKRQEGDAVLVLHYKGSHGPAYYKRYPSQFKKFAPVCETNELDKCKQEEVVNAYDNSILYTDYVTANLIDILAANTKFDTALMYVSDHGESLGEGGLYLHGLPYAMAPDEQTKVPLVLWMSDSLAKSEKVNVGCLKAQTTSPLSHDNLFHTVLGMMNVQTSSYRSALDFTAPCKPLAGGSYSGL
- a CDS encoding DUF3147 family protein → MAWIITKYLLTAGLVILVSELAKRSDKLGGLVAALLLVTVLTLVWLYLENQSMEKISNHAWYTFWYVLPTLPMFIAFPVLLPKLGFWPTLISSIVITMVSFGGFALLLRRFGIELL